From Candidatus Zixiibacteriota bacterium, a single genomic window includes:
- a CDS encoding TolC family protein, with protein MRRLLVVVPLALIVVALLVGNAPAQELKLTVEEVRQRVLQSNRGVQSAKEEVNKAKSEIVTARAGAFPEIDLSSYYRRDFSIAPVFFEADGEIQQLKFGFKNNFGASISLRQPLWEGGKVFTAYKIAKQYHQYAQVGADRVGAVAVHDGELLLYRAILDEARVAVLKQALKTAEKNLEVVEAHHSQGMVSRFELMRARVERSNLLPRILGAESDVRLSKKRLQSFLDIDLDQPVALVEPDDDTSLESLGALEFFTDTALASRRELKQIDLMVDMTRRAVRVARAGYFPSLAAVSNYSWQSQSDEFTLSKNEATSFTAGVTLSLPIFDGGVTRGAVGKMKAEHRQSLINQQELTDQIRLEVEQAYDQLVQAQKMVQIHRETIAQAEEGLRIADLRYQAGEGTLLEVLSAQTVLTDVRTSLAEATFAFRRSLAALKLASNIDTIGD; from the coding sequence ATGCGAAGGCTATTGGTTGTGGTCCCTCTGGCGCTCATCGTTGTGGCGCTATTGGTTGGAAATGCTCCGGCCCAGGAACTGAAACTCACAGTCGAGGAGGTGCGTCAGCGGGTTCTGCAATCCAATCGGGGTGTACAATCGGCCAAAGAAGAGGTCAACAAAGCTAAGTCCGAGATAGTCACCGCCCGCGCCGGAGCCTTTCCGGAAATCGATTTGTCGAGCTACTACCGGCGGGACTTTTCGATTGCCCCGGTCTTTTTCGAGGCCGATGGTGAGATTCAGCAACTGAAGTTTGGCTTCAAAAACAACTTTGGGGCATCAATCTCACTCAGGCAACCGTTGTGGGAGGGGGGCAAGGTTTTCACCGCCTACAAGATTGCCAAGCAATATCATCAATACGCCCAGGTCGGCGCCGATCGGGTAGGTGCGGTGGCCGTACATGACGGCGAGTTGCTCCTGTACCGGGCGATTCTGGACGAAGCTCGCGTGGCGGTTCTCAAGCAGGCGCTCAAAACGGCTGAGAAAAACCTGGAAGTGGTCGAGGCGCATCATTCACAAGGCATGGTGTCTCGGTTCGAGTTGATGCGAGCCCGAGTTGAAAGGTCCAACCTCCTGCCAAGAATCCTCGGCGCCGAGTCTGATGTACGTCTGTCCAAAAAACGACTGCAATCCTTTTTGGACATCGACCTTGATCAACCTGTGGCGCTGGTTGAGCCGGACGATGATACCTCTTTGGAGAGTCTGGGGGCACTTGAGTTTTTCACCGATACGGCGTTAGCTTCGCGACGGGAATTGAAACAGATCGACCTGATGGTCGACATGACTCGTCGGGCCGTGCGGGTGGCACGGGCCGGTTACTTTCCCAGCCTGGCGGCAGTGTCGAATTACAGTTGGCAATCGCAGTCGGACGAATTCACGTTGAGCAAAAACGAAGCCACGTCATTTACAGCCGGTGTGACCCTTTCGCTGCCAATCTTCGACGGTGGCGTCACTCGTGGCGCCGTCGGCAAGATGAAAGCGGAACATCGACAGTCGCTCATTAACCAACAGGAATTGACCGATCAGATACGGCTCGAAGTGGAGCAGGCTTACGACCAACTGGTGCAAGCCCAGAAGATGGTTCAAATACACCGTGAGACCATCGCTCAAGCGGAAGAGGGACTCAGAATAGCCGATCTGCGCTACCAAGCCGGAGAAGGCACACTGTTGGAAGTTCTTTCCGCCCAGACAGTGCTCACCGACGTTCGCACTTCATTGGCCGAAGCCACTTTTGCGTTTCGCCGTTCGCTGGCAGCGCTTAAGCTGGCCAGTAATATAGATACCATTGGGGATTGA
- a CDS encoding TetR/AcrR family transcriptional regulator: MSKIKQSPKLPPEKRREQLLASARKLFVKKGYRGTTTDEIAKSARLTKGALYFHFKSKEDIFLELIKSITDHNRATLEAELDTSVSPSEFFGILLKLHHKCDVNEYGDLVDIWTQAWRVPRIRRYITRRMRSTVELFADRVKLGPGWTKNDVHTLAMFIFALVHGLSGLRMLTPRDVNLEAQVKLMETLFERSTTRQQRKRR, encoded by the coding sequence ATGAGTAAGATAAAGCAAAGCCCCAAGTTACCGCCGGAAAAAAGGCGTGAACAGCTACTGGCCTCAGCCCGCAAGCTCTTTGTCAAAAAAGGCTACCGTGGCACGACTACCGATGAGATTGCGAAGAGCGCCAGGCTTACCAAAGGCGCCCTCTACTTTCATTTCAAATCCAAAGAGGATATCTTCCTGGAGTTGATAAAATCGATTACCGATCACAACCGGGCCACTCTTGAGGCGGAGTTGGATACGAGCGTGAGTCCCTCGGAGTTTTTCGGCATACTGCTGAAACTGCATCACAAATGTGATGTCAATGAGTACGGTGATCTTGTAGATATCTGGACACAGGCCTGGCGAGTGCCCAGGATCAGACGTTATATCACCAGGCGGATGCGTTCGACTGTGGAGCTGTTTGCCGACCGGGTAAAACTCGGTCCCGGTTGGACCAAGAATGATGTTCATACTCTGGCCATGTTCATTTTCGCCCTGGTGCACGGCTTGTCTGGGTTGCGTATGCTGACCCCGCGTGATGTTAATCTGGAGGCCCAGGTGAAATTGATGGAGACATTGTTCGAACGCTCAACGACCCGACAACAAAGGAAACGTCGATGA
- the corA gene encoding magnesium/cobalt transporter CorA, translating to MIRSFLYLPDVGVKLHEGIGDFDSWCEQDNALLWIDMCKPTDEESFVLTNDFQFHPLAIEDVIAEKPRTKIDDYDRYLFLVFQAVDYVGRQEGLKLSEIDLFLSGNSLVTVHYDEHRIFDYLYARTERDERLMMRGIDFLFHAVIDTIVDNYNSTLDILEYEIDQVEEDVLAEPDQDTVKSIFTLRRDILQLKRTVLPQKEVISQLSRQHYKLVSEKAALYFSDIHDHLVRISDVADSHRETLNSSLEVYYSSVSTKTNQIIKVLTMFTVLFIPPTFLVGLWGMNFEFMPEHEWKYGYYMSLVLMAAIVLGLIVFFRKKKWL from the coding sequence ATGATAAGATCATTTTTGTATCTGCCGGATGTGGGCGTCAAACTGCATGAAGGTATCGGCGATTTTGATTCCTGGTGTGAACAGGATAATGCTCTCCTGTGGATAGACATGTGCAAACCGACCGATGAGGAGTCGTTCGTCCTCACCAATGATTTCCAGTTTCACCCCTTGGCCATTGAAGACGTAATCGCCGAGAAACCGCGCACCAAAATCGACGACTATGATCGTTATCTGTTTTTGGTGTTTCAGGCGGTTGATTATGTCGGTCGGCAGGAGGGTCTCAAGCTCAGCGAGATCGATCTGTTTCTGAGCGGCAATTCACTGGTGACCGTGCACTACGATGAACATCGGATATTCGACTACCTTTATGCCCGCACCGAGCGTGACGAGCGATTGATGATGCGAGGTATCGACTTTCTCTTCCACGCCGTGATCGATACGATTGTCGACAACTACAACAGCACCCTGGACATTCTTGAGTACGAAATCGACCAGGTGGAGGAAGACGTTCTGGCCGAACCGGATCAGGACACCGTTAAGTCAATTTTTACTCTCCGCAGAGACATACTCCAACTCAAACGGACCGTCCTGCCGCAAAAGGAAGTGATCAGCCAGCTTTCCCGGCAGCATTACAAGTTGGTCAGTGAAAAGGCGGCGCTCTATTTTTCTGACATCCACGACCATCTGGTTCGGATATCCGATGTGGCCGATTCTCATCGAGAAACGCTGAATTCATCGCTTGAGGTCTACTATTCCTCGGTCTCCACCAAAACCAACCAAATCATCAAAGTGCTGACCATGTTTACCGTGCTTTTTATCCCGCCGACCTTTCTGGTGGGGCTTTGGGGGATGAATTTTGAGTTCATGCCGGAGCATGAGTGGAAGTACGGATACTATATGTCGCTGGTTCTGATGGCGGCTATCGTCCTGGGCTTGATTGTCTTCTTCCGCAAGAAAAAGTGGCTGTGA
- a CDS encoding flippase-like domain-containing protein → MFWKSKQFWGTIVAVALLGYCVKDITLDELRILSQRVDYWYLLPALFCTFLFVVLRAMRWQLMVSQHKKIKAPRAIALYSAGQVLNIVMPMLTGQVGRLFLFARKEGLRKTFVFSTIILEVLFDATSLVIFLAFSSLAFGVKAEYRAAGVVIAVITVSLLILLYTVLHFQTKLEDIGRLRLRHRWPSMYVGLKKFMRSFTKGIRTLRSSQHFFGTVAYSLASWTAHTAVIYFLFLSFGLHLPFAAAAVVMIVNTLALLIPITPGNAGTFEVAVSTSLTAFAVGRSDAVLFAVALHIIDLLPVFVLGMSFLHMERVSIREIKSEHRDRDILDQVSENGTLIEAEERP, encoded by the coding sequence ATGTTTTGGAAGAGTAAGCAATTCTGGGGCACAATTGTAGCGGTGGCCCTGCTCGGCTACTGCGTTAAGGATATCACGCTGGACGAATTGAGAATACTCTCCCAGCGTGTCGATTACTGGTACCTGCTACCGGCTCTTTTCTGCACTTTTCTGTTTGTCGTCCTGAGGGCCATGAGGTGGCAACTCATGGTGTCGCAGCACAAGAAAATCAAAGCCCCCCGAGCCATTGCTCTTTATTCGGCCGGCCAGGTTCTGAACATTGTCATGCCGATGCTGACCGGTCAGGTCGGCCGGTTGTTTTTGTTTGCTCGCAAGGAAGGCCTCAGAAAGACCTTTGTCTTTTCAACGATCATCCTGGAAGTGCTTTTCGATGCCACGAGCCTGGTGATCTTTCTGGCCTTTTCCTCTTTAGCCTTTGGAGTAAAGGCGGAGTATCGCGCGGCCGGCGTTGTCATTGCCGTAATCACCGTCAGCTTGTTGATACTCCTGTACACGGTGCTCCACTTTCAGACCAAGCTGGAAGATATCGGACGGCTCCGGCTGCGACACCGCTGGCCGAGCATGTATGTCGGTCTGAAGAAGTTCATGCGCTCATTCACCAAGGGGATTAGGACGCTACGTTCCAGCCAGCACTTTTTCGGCACCGTGGCGTACTCGTTGGCTTCATGGACCGCCCATACAGCTGTCATTTACTTTTTGTTTCTGTCGTTCGGACTCCATCTACCCTTTGCCGCCGCCGCCGTGGTTATGATAGTAAACACGCTGGCCCTGTTGATTCCCATCACGCCGGGCAATGCGGGGACTTTCGAAGTAGCCGTGAGCACCTCGCTGACAGCCTTTGCAGTCGGTCGAAGCGATGCCGTGCTGTTTGCCGTCGCCTTGCACATCATCGATTTGCTGCCGGTGTTCGTGTTGGGCATGTCGTTCTTGCACATGGAAAGAGTATCGATCAGAGAAATCAAATCTGAGCACCGGGACAGAGATATTCTCGATCAGGTGTCTGAGAACGGAACGCTAATCGAAGCCGAGGAGCGTCCATGA